The Labilibaculum sp. sequence TGTCAATTTTTAAAGTTGATTTTGATTTTGAATAGAATTTGGTAAGATCATCATCCTTTTTATGAAAAGGTTTATTGGTGTTTTTTCGAATATCAACCAAAATACTATATTTAGGCACTTGGCTTAAATTAGCTTCAATTTCATTTTTTAATTCAAATACATTTTCAATCTCCGTCTCTCCACAAAAGCATTCTATCAAAAGCTTATGTTCCTCTGCATAGGTGTAATATGAATTTCCCACTCTATTTTTATTAATTAACTGATTATTATGTTCATATTTTAGATTTAATTAGGGTTCGCAAATGTAATTCTTTTTCTAAAACTACCAAATGATTTTTTCCGGATTGAAGATTAAATGTTAGGTTTGCAAAATATTTAAACACAAACATATAAGTTAAGTATGAATCATTTATTTGTTCCCAATATGGGACGGGTTGATTTTGAGGATATTGTTTTTGACAAGGAGTTGTCGGTTAAAGTGGAACAGTTTCTGCGAGAGTACGAACATCTTGAAATACTAAATAAATTTGGCTTGCCGGTTGTGAATAAACTCTTGCTTTTTGGGAAATCAGGATGTGGGAAAACCATGACTGCCAGAGCAATTGCAAATAAGTTGGGCAAGAAGTTGAAAACGATTAATTTGGGCAATATTGTTTCCTCTAAATTAGGAGAAACCTCAAGAAATATTGCTGCTGCTTTTAAAATGGCAGAAACTCAGGAAGCTGTCTTGTTTTTCGATGAGTTCGATTCTTTGGGCAAAGAAAGAAACTACGACAATACCGATAGCAGCGAGATGAAACGAGTGGTGAATAGTATGATTCAGCTGATTGATTCTTTACCAAAAAACTCGATTGTAATTGCCGCGACCAACCAAATTGACCTAATTGATGAGGCCTTGGTTAGACGTTTTGAGCTGAAGCTGGAATTTCACAACCCTTCTAAAATCTATTTGGATAAATTGTACGATCAATTGATTTCAAAATATCCGAAGGAATATCAGAAAGTAAACCGGATTTATGACATCTCTTTTGCCGAGGCTGAAACCATTGTGATGCTCGAAGTGAAAGAAAATATCATTGAATCAGAATTAATAAAAAAAGCAAAAATTTTGCAGGAAGATAAGCTGACCGTGATTTGTGATAATTAGGATGGTTGTATTTACTGATCAATGATTACGGATAACTGAGAACTGTTGTTATCTTTGTCGCTTTAACAGAAAAACATGAATTAGTATGATCTCTATTAACAATCTTACGGTTGAATTTGGTGGCTTTACCCTTTTTAAGCAAGTAAGTTTTATTGTAAATACTCGCGACCGAATTGGATTGGTTGGGAAGAATGGTGCAGGAAAATCAACTTTGCTAAAAATATTTGCTGGTTTTCAGGCGCCTACAACGGGAACTGTATCATTACCAAATGAGATTAAAATAGGATACTTACCTCAGCAGGTAAATCATATCGATGGCAATACCGTGATGGAGGAAGCTTTATCTGCTTTTGAAGAGGTTTTGGGCTTGGAAAAGGAAATTGCTGAAATTAATTCAGAGATTGCAGAACGAACCGATTACGAATCGGAAGAGTACATGAAGCTGATAGAAAGATTGACGGATAAAAACGACCGCTACCATATGATGGGTGGTGAAAATATCGAGGCCGAAGCTGAGCGTACTTTACTTGGATTGGGATTTTTAAGAAGCGATTTCATCCGACAGACTACAGAATTTAGCGGAGGATGGAGAATGCGCGTAGAATTGGCGAAAATTTTGTTGCGTCGTCCGCATGTTTTCCTTCTTGATGAGCCAACAAATCATTTGGATATTGAATCAATTCAGTGGCTGGAGGATTTTTTGAAAACTTATCCGGGAGCCGTAGTATTGGTGTCTCATGACCGGGCATTTTTGGATAATATTACCAATAGAACCGTTGAAATTTCTGTTGGTAAAATATACGATTACAAAGTTCCCTATTCACAATATGTTGTTTTGCACGCAGAGCGTCGCGAACAGCAAATGAAAGCCTACATTAATCAGCAAAAACAAATAAAAGATACTGAAGACTTTATTGAGCGTTTTCGCTATAAGGCAACAAAATCGGTTCAGGTTCAGTCCCGTATCAAGCAATTGGATAAAATTGACCGTATCGAGATTGACGAGGAGGATAGCTCGAAACTAAGCCTGAAATTTCCTCCGGCGCCACGATCTGGCGATTTGGTTTGTGAGGTGAAAAATTTGAGCAAAGCATATGGTGATCATTTGGTTTTAAATGAGCTTGAATTTGTAATTGAGAGAGGTGAAAAACTTGCTTTTGTGGGTAAGAATGGAGAAGGGAAATCGACACTGGTAAAAGTCTTGATGGGCGAACTAGAGCATACGGGTACATGTAAGTTGGGACACAATGTAAAGATTGGCTATTTTGCTCAAAATCAGGCTCAGATGTTGAACGAAAACAAATCGGTATTTGAAACGATTGATGATGTTGCTGTTGGAGATGTTCGAACTAAGATTCGTGATATTTTGGGTGCTTTCATGTTTCGGGGCGAGGATATTGATAAAAAAGTGAAGGTTTTATCGGGAGGAGAGCGTTCCCGTTTGGCTATGATTCGTTTGCTTTTGGAACCCGTGAACCTTCTTGTACTCGATGAACCTACCAACCATTTGGATATGAGATCGAAAGATGTTTTGAAAGAAGCATTGAATCAATTTGATGGTACGGTAATCGTAGTTTCTCACGATCGTGAATTCTTGAATGGACTTTCCTCAAAAGTATATGAGTTTACGAATAAGAAGATAAAAGAACATTTGGGAGGAATCTATGATTTTCTGCAAACCAAGAAGATGGATTCCTTAAAGGAATTGGAAGTGAAGAAAGCTGTTTCTTTAGTTCAGGCAGATGTTGCGCCTTCTGATAACAAGTTGAATTATTTGGAGCGGAAAGAGATGAATAAGAAAATCTCTAAAATGGAAAGAGCTGTTTCAAATTCAGAAGATAATATAGCACGCTTCGAAGAACAAATAGCCACAATGGAGGAAATGCTTGCAAATCCGGAAAAAATGCAGGATCAGTCTCTGTTTGCGAAATATGAGAAAACCAAAAAAGATCTTGAAAAAGAAATGTCTGATTGGGAGAATTTTAATGAAGAATTGGAGCAGTTGATTGCTGAAAAAGGAGAGTGAAAAACTATTTTCTTTTATTAAATGATTTGTCTGCCAGGGTTTGATTATAAGATAATTAGTATCTTATAATCAAAAAAAATGATGCCAACTACTGCTAAGCCAACTTTGCCCAACGAAAGAATACAATCTCTGGATCTTCTTCGTGGATTTGCTCTGTTAGGAATCTTATTAATTAATATCCAGTTATTTGGACTTCCAAATGCCTCTTTTGCCAATCCTTCGGTAATGGGTGATTTGTCAACGCCTGATTATTTCTCTTATTATATTGTGAATGTATTTGGGGAATTGAAGTTTATGACGATTTTTTCCATCTTATTTGGTGCAGGTATGCTGCTATTTATCAACCGGCTAAATGACAAGGGACTGGATGGGGCAAAATTTCATGTCCGACGCATGATTTGGTTATTGTTATTTGGGATGCTGCATGCTTATTTAATTTGGTTTGGAGATATTTTGGTTGCTTATGCCATTGTGGGTTTGGTTGCAGTTCTGCTTCGAAAGATGAAGGATAGTTGGAAAATTGTGCTGTGTGCTTTACTGTATCTAATTCCAATGGGATTTTTTTATTTGGTGGGAAGCTTTTTTGAAAATATGCCACCCGAGATGGCTAAAGAAACTATGGCAGATTTTAGTCCTGGTCCGGAATTATTAACCGCAGAAATTGATTTGTGTCAAATAGGCAGTTGGTTTGATATTTTCGTGAAAAGGGCTCAATTAAATATGAACTATCAGGTAGGCTCATTTTTTATGCTGTCTTTATGGAGAACAACCGGAATAATGTTGCTGGGAATGGTATTGCTAAATAATGGAGTGTTAGTCGCGGCAAAATCGAAACTATTTTATTTTTTGATGGCTTTGACAGGCATTGGCATAGGAACTTTTTTTGCCAATGAAGGATTTCATCGCATCGTTGAAACCAAATGGGAGATAATTTATTTCTTCAAATACGGCTATCAGTTCAACTATTTTGGCAGTTTGTTTACCTCCTTAGGTTATATTGGTTTGATTCTTTTGGTTTATCAAATGAAAATTTTGCGTTTTTTCACAAAAGCGTTAGAAGCAGTTGGTCGAATGGCTTTTACGAACTACCTTTGTCAATCCATAATTTGTTCCATTATTTTTTATAGTTATGGCTTTGGAATGTTTGCACGTTACTCAAGAACAGAATTACTGGTTTGGGTTTTGTTGATTTGGATATTTCAATTGATTTCTTCCTCTATCTGGCTGAAATATTATAAAATGGGACCATTTGAATGGTTGTGGCGATATTTAACTTACAAGGAAAAGCCACAGTTATCACTGAATGTAAAATACCAATAAGCAAATTAATCGATGGCTAAACAGAAACAGGAGATGTTGTTCGGAATCAGAGCAACAATGGAAGCAATTAAAAGTGAAAAGGAAATTGAAAAAGTATTGATCAAAACAGGATTAGCAGGTCCTTTGTTTCAAGAATTATTCGATTTAATTCGCGAAAAGGGAGTTGAATATCAATTTGTTCCTGTTGAGAAGTTGAATTCTTTGGATCAGCATAATAACCAAGGAGTTGTTGCTTTAATTGTTCCAATTCCTTATCAGGAAATAGAAGAAATTGTACCTGAACTATTTGCTCAAGGTAAAATACCTCTACTATTGCTTTTAGATGAAATTACAGATGTGCGTAACTTTGGGGCTATTGCTCGTTCTGCAGAATGTGCTGGTGTACACGCCATTGTAATTCCTTT is a genomic window containing:
- a CDS encoding ATP-binding protein encodes the protein MNHLFVPNMGRVDFEDIVFDKELSVKVEQFLREYEHLEILNKFGLPVVNKLLLFGKSGCGKTMTARAIANKLGKKLKTINLGNIVSSKLGETSRNIAAAFKMAETQEAVLFFDEFDSLGKERNYDNTDSSEMKRVVNSMIQLIDSLPKNSIVIAATNQIDLIDEALVRRFELKLEFHNPSKIYLDKLYDQLISKYPKEYQKVNRIYDISFAEAETIVMLEVKENIIESELIKKAKILQEDKLTVICDN
- a CDS encoding ABC-F family ATP-binding cassette domain-containing protein, which codes for MISINNLTVEFGGFTLFKQVSFIVNTRDRIGLVGKNGAGKSTLLKIFAGFQAPTTGTVSLPNEIKIGYLPQQVNHIDGNTVMEEALSAFEEVLGLEKEIAEINSEIAERTDYESEEYMKLIERLTDKNDRYHMMGGENIEAEAERTLLGLGFLRSDFIRQTTEFSGGWRMRVELAKILLRRPHVFLLDEPTNHLDIESIQWLEDFLKTYPGAVVLVSHDRAFLDNITNRTVEISVGKIYDYKVPYSQYVVLHAERREQQMKAYINQQKQIKDTEDFIERFRYKATKSVQVQSRIKQLDKIDRIEIDEEDSSKLSLKFPPAPRSGDLVCEVKNLSKAYGDHLVLNELEFVIERGEKLAFVGKNGEGKSTLVKVLMGELEHTGTCKLGHNVKIGYFAQNQAQMLNENKSVFETIDDVAVGDVRTKIRDILGAFMFRGEDIDKKVKVLSGGERSRLAMIRLLLEPVNLLVLDEPTNHLDMRSKDVLKEALNQFDGTVIVVSHDREFLNGLSSKVYEFTNKKIKEHLGGIYDFLQTKKMDSLKELEVKKAVSLVQADVAPSDNKLNYLERKEMNKKISKMERAVSNSEDNIARFEEQIATMEEMLANPEKMQDQSLFAKYEKTKKDLEKEMSDWENFNEELEQLIAEKGE
- a CDS encoding DUF418 domain-containing protein produces the protein MMPTTAKPTLPNERIQSLDLLRGFALLGILLINIQLFGLPNASFANPSVMGDLSTPDYFSYYIVNVFGELKFMTIFSILFGAGMLLFINRLNDKGLDGAKFHVRRMIWLLLFGMLHAYLIWFGDILVAYAIVGLVAVLLRKMKDSWKIVLCALLYLIPMGFFYLVGSFFENMPPEMAKETMADFSPGPELLTAEIDLCQIGSWFDIFVKRAQLNMNYQVGSFFMLSLWRTTGIMLLGMVLLNNGVLVAAKSKLFYFLMALTGIGIGTFFANEGFHRIVETKWEIIYFFKYGYQFNYFGSLFTSLGYIGLILLVYQMKILRFFTKALEAVGRMAFTNYLCQSIICSIIFYSYGFGMFARYSRTELLVWVLLIWIFQLISSSIWLKYYKMGPFEWLWRYLTYKEKPQLSLNVKYQ
- the rlmB gene encoding 23S rRNA (guanosine(2251)-2'-O)-methyltransferase RlmB, with amino-acid sequence MAKQKQEMLFGIRATMEAIKSEKEIEKVLIKTGLAGPLFQELFDLIREKGVEYQFVPVEKLNSLDQHNNQGVVALIVPIPYQEIEEIVPELFAQGKIPLLLLLDEITDVRNFGAIARSAECAGVHAIVIPFKNSAKITPDSIKTSAGALYNIPVCRVQNLKTLARYLKKEGIRIIAATEKAEKVYTEGDFTLATAIVMGSEDVGIEDALLRLADEQVKIPIVGSIQSLNVSVAASLMVYEAVRQRS